A stretch of Acidobacteriota bacterium DNA encodes these proteins:
- a CDS encoding GNAT family N-acetyltransferase produces MLPDDCWLVTERLALRRMTHDDLDWLATLYSDEEVTRYLGGLKTRDQVEDMLRTRVIEYYDTHPGLGMWMTVERASGQGVGFHLINNIQGETIIQIGYGLAKSAWGRGYATEMASALMRYAFEDLKLPRIAGMASLPNVASQRVLEKIGLERRGERSFPHPAYAAGGPLAWFEREADAWLAERQPPTGGSFA; encoded by the coding sequence ATGCTTCCCGACGACTGTTGGCTCGTCACCGAACGGCTCGCCCTCCGACGGATGACGCATGACGACCTCGACTGGCTCGCCACGCTCTACAGCGACGAAGAGGTCACGCGGTATCTCGGCGGCCTGAAGACGCGCGACCAGGTCGAGGACATGCTGCGCACGAGGGTCATCGAGTACTACGACACCCATCCAGGACTCGGCATGTGGATGACGGTCGAACGCGCGAGCGGACAGGGTGTCGGATTCCACCTGATCAACAACATCCAGGGAGAAACGATCATCCAGATCGGATACGGATTGGCGAAGTCCGCGTGGGGCCGCGGGTATGCGACCGAGATGGCGTCTGCGCTGATGCGGTATGCCTTCGAAGATCTCAAACTGCCGCGCATCGCGGGCATGGCGAGTCTGCCGAACGTGGCGTCGCAACGCGTGCTGGAGAAGATCGGCCTCGAGCGTCGCGGTGAACGCTCGTTCCCCCATCCGGCGTACGCCGCTGGCGGACCGTTGGCGTGGTTCGAGCGAGAAGCTGACGCATGGCTCGCCGAACGGCAACCACCTACTGGAGGGAGTTTCGCGTGA
- a CDS encoding YncE family protein yields the protein MRAARTIVLPGSADFFVADGAAVWVTNRGRIEKLDIDHDGPVATVAIPSPCGVMALGFGSVWVANCRDASIYRVDLLTLSVTAVIPTGLADSEGELSLAAGAGSVWVLSDRAGVLSRIDPATNEVSARIAVAPLSYAAAFGFGSVWITNTGDPASSRAGTVQRIDPRTNQVVSTIAVGPTPRFLDAGEGGVWTLNQGDGSVSRIDPATNTVVATIMVPGADGDGGDIAVGAGRVWVRATKTLLSVVDPATNAVTEQFGPPAGSGAVRVAGRHVWISAHDVQTAWAIPVD from the coding sequence GTGCGGGCAGCGCGCACGATCGTGTTGCCGGGGTCAGCAGACTTCTTCGTGGCCGACGGGGCCGCGGTGTGGGTCACCAACAGGGGCCGGATCGAGAAACTCGATATCGACCATGACGGCCCCGTGGCCACCGTGGCCATTCCCTCGCCGTGTGGCGTGATGGCCCTTGGATTCGGCTCCGTGTGGGTGGCGAACTGTCGCGACGCGTCCATCTATCGTGTGGATTTACTGACCCTGTCAGTGACCGCCGTGATTCCCACGGGCCTGGCCGACTCCGAGGGCGAACTGAGTCTGGCCGCCGGGGCTGGGTCGGTGTGGGTGCTTTCTGATCGGGCAGGCGTGCTCTCGCGCATTGACCCCGCCACCAATGAAGTATCGGCCCGCATCGCCGTGGCTCCTCTCTCCTACGCCGCGGCTTTCGGCTTCGGCTCGGTATGGATCACCAACACCGGTGACCCGGCATCGTCTCGCGCAGGCACCGTGCAACGAATCGATCCGCGTACGAACCAAGTGGTCTCGACCATTGCCGTGGGCCCAACGCCCCGGTTCCTCGACGCCGGCGAGGGTGGCGTGTGGACGCTCAATCAGGGCGACGGGTCGGTGAGCCGGATCGACCCGGCCACAAACACGGTCGTCGCCACGATCATGGTGCCGGGCGCTGATGGCGACGGCGGCGATATCGCGGTTGGCGCCGGCCGCGTCTGGGTGCGCGCGACAAAGACGCTGCTATCGGTGGTTGACCCGGCCACCAACGCCGTCACCGAACAGTTCGGACCGCCCGCAGGCAGCGGCGCGGTGCGCGTGGCCGGCCGCCACGTCTGGATCTCTGCGCACGACGTCCAAACGGCGTGGGCCATTCCAGTAGACTAG
- a CDS encoding peptidase S10, with the protein MRHLLLAAIFVFAAGVAAPVQPVAAQAPPPAQPAPPAQGSEASESWSVTDHTIRVGGQTIPYKASAGTTMLTTPEGESTGLLYSVAYTRSDVKDLSTRPVSFVYNGGPGSASMWLHMGAFGPRRVVTVNGEFTPPAPYGIVDNTETLLDKTDLVFIDAMGTGYSRAAGKGKEADFFGVDEDAAAFAQFIVTYLSRNGRWNSPKFLIGESYGTFRSAVLANLLQQRHNVHLNGVNLISSVLDLSTITFADGDDRVYVHYLPSYAAVAYYFKVLANRPASLEVLLEDARRFAATEYAAALFKGDELTPAEKAAVAKKLSAFTGLGEDYLMRANLRVKLGQFNAELMRSRGLTAGRIDARFTSSTFNLLTENAESDPFNAAVGGAYTAAVNHYNHEELKFGRDRVYRNTRLGGGWNWTRAAAGGGFPPAPNVQRDLAQAMITNPKLLVQVENGYYDMATPFAPTEFTFRHLGVSEDIQKRITMKYYPSGHMMYLQDADRVALHKNVAEFIDRATKK; encoded by the coding sequence ATGAGACATCTCCTGCTTGCCGCCATTTTCGTCTTTGCCGCCGGCGTGGCGGCACCCGTTCAGCCTGTCGCCGCTCAAGCGCCACCACCGGCGCAGCCCGCGCCGCCGGCCCAAGGTAGCGAGGCTTCAGAATCCTGGTCCGTCACCGACCACACCATTCGCGTCGGCGGACAGACCATTCCCTACAAGGCGTCGGCCGGCACCACCATGCTGACCACCCCAGAGGGCGAGTCTACCGGACTGTTGTATTCGGTGGCCTACACACGGTCGGACGTGAAAGACCTCAGCACGCGTCCGGTGTCGTTCGTCTATAACGGCGGACCCGGCTCGGCGTCCATGTGGCTCCATATGGGCGCCTTTGGTCCGCGGCGCGTCGTCACCGTAAACGGCGAGTTTACGCCGCCTGCACCATACGGCATCGTCGACAACACCGAGACGTTGCTCGACAAGACCGACCTCGTGTTCATCGATGCGATGGGCACCGGTTACAGCCGCGCGGCCGGCAAAGGAAAGGAAGCCGATTTCTTTGGCGTCGATGAAGACGCCGCCGCCTTCGCGCAATTCATCGTCACGTACCTCAGCCGGAATGGTCGATGGAACTCGCCGAAGTTCCTGATTGGTGAAAGCTACGGCACGTTCCGATCGGCGGTGCTCGCCAACCTGTTGCAGCAGCGGCACAACGTGCATCTGAATGGCGTCAACCTGATCTCGTCGGTGCTGGACCTGTCCACCATCACGTTCGCCGATGGTGACGATCGGGTGTACGTGCACTATCTGCCCAGTTATGCGGCCGTGGCGTATTACTTCAAGGTCCTTGCGAACCGGCCTGCGTCGCTCGAGGTGTTGCTGGAGGATGCTCGCCGCTTTGCCGCCACCGAGTACGCCGCTGCGCTGTTCAAAGGCGACGAACTGACGCCGGCAGAAAAGGCGGCCGTGGCAAAGAAGCTCTCGGCGTTCACCGGTCTGGGCGAAGACTACTTGATGCGGGCGAACCTGCGCGTCAAGCTCGGCCAGTTCAACGCAGAGCTCATGCGCAGCCGCGGCCTGACGGCGGGCCGTATCGATGCGCGCTTTACGTCGTCGACCTTCAACCTGCTGACTGAGAACGCCGAGTCCGATCCGTTCAACGCTGCCGTCGGCGGGGCGTACACCGCGGCCGTCAACCACTACAACCACGAGGAGCTGAAGTTCGGTCGCGACCGCGTCTACCGAAACACCCGCCTTGGTGGTGGCTGGAACTGGACGCGCGCGGCGGCTGGCGGTGGGTTCCCGCCAGCACCTAATGTCCAGCGGGACCTGGCCCAGGCGATGATCACCAATCCGAAGTTGCTCGTGCAGGTGGAGAACGGCTACTACGACATGGCTACGCCGTTTGCGCCCACTGAGTTCACCTTCCGGCACCTCGGCGTGTCAGAGGATATTCAGAAACGAATCACGATGAAGTACTACCCGTCGGGCCACATGATGTATCTGCAGGATGCAGACCGGGTGGCGCTTCACAAGAACGTGGCTGAGTTTATCGACCGCGCAACGAAGAAATAG
- the nadC gene encoding carboxylating nicotinate-nucleotide diphosphorylase, translating to MFTAPDVAGIVRLALAEDVGSGDVTSLSTLPPELTIRARLVAKAPGVIAGLSVMSEVFAQLDPAVLVEPRVSDGDRLESGQLVADISGPALAVLAGERTALNFLQRMSGIATLTRAHVDRVQGTGVVILDTRKTAPGLRLLDKLAVRAGGGHNHRMGLFDMVLIKDNHIDACGSITEALARVSRGAHAGLPREVECRTESDVREALALSPDRILLDNMTVSQVRQCVALVAGRVPLEVSGSVSLDNIRDYADTGVAFISVGALTHSVRALDLSLQVL from the coding sequence ATGTTCACTGCTCCTGATGTGGCCGGCATCGTCCGTCTGGCGCTGGCTGAAGACGTCGGCTCCGGCGACGTGACGAGCCTGAGTACTCTTCCGCCTGAGTTGACGATCCGTGCGCGTCTGGTGGCGAAGGCGCCGGGCGTGATTGCGGGACTCTCGGTGATGTCCGAGGTGTTCGCGCAACTGGACCCGGCTGTGCTGGTGGAGCCGCGTGTGTCCGATGGCGACCGGCTCGAGTCCGGTCAGCTCGTGGCCGACATCAGCGGACCGGCGCTCGCGGTGTTGGCCGGTGAGCGTACGGCCCTCAATTTTCTGCAACGGATGTCGGGCATTGCCACGCTGACCCGCGCGCACGTGGACCGCGTCCAGGGCACCGGCGTGGTCATCCTCGACACCCGAAAGACTGCGCCAGGGCTGCGCTTGCTCGACAAGCTGGCTGTTCGGGCCGGCGGAGGGCACAATCATCGGATGGGTTTGTTCGACATGGTCCTGATCAAGGACAACCACATCGACGCGTGTGGCTCGATCACAGAGGCATTGGCGCGTGTCAGCCGTGGTGCGCACGCCGGCTTACCTCGAGAAGTCGAGTGCCGCACAGAGTCCGATGTGCGTGAGGCCCTCGCTCTTTCGCCAGACCGCATCCTGCTGGACAACATGACCGTGTCGCAGGTTCGCCAGTGCGTCGCCCTTGTCGCCGGACGGGTGCCTCTGGAGGTGTCGGGCAGTGTGTCGCTCGACAACATCCGCGACTACGCTGATACGGGCGTCGCTTTTATTTCCGTCGGCGCGTTGACGCACTCCGTGCGCGCGCTCGATCTCAGTCTTCAGGTGTTATGA
- the nadA gene encoding quinolinate synthase NadA: MNATLTPSAALSANDIYHYLRERLRDVVPDVELRYKAGIAAQINALKRERNALILGHNYMEPALFHSITDVGGDSLELSRQAAMTDKDIIVFCGVRFMAETAKILNPSRTVLLPSAHGGCSLADGITAADVRALKAQYPGVPVVTYINTSAEVKAESDIICTSGNAAKVVESLNADAVIFLPDEYLAANVARATGRQIIFPTRARPATNEPNLTHTLIGWTARCEVHEKFTVQDVQDVRRQFPDTVILAHPECSPAVVDAVDFTGSTAAMIKYVEETQAPRYLLLTECSMGDNVAASNPDKEMLRMCSVRCPHMNEITLEDTLEALQKTQYVIEVPEAIQARARLALERMLAIS; the protein is encoded by the coding sequence ATGAACGCAACGTTGACTCCGTCCGCCGCCCTGTCGGCGAACGACATTTATCACTACCTTCGCGAGCGACTTCGCGATGTGGTGCCCGATGTGGAACTGCGGTACAAGGCGGGCATTGCCGCGCAGATCAACGCGCTGAAGCGCGAGCGCAACGCCCTCATCCTCGGCCACAACTACATGGAACCGGCGCTGTTCCACTCCATCACCGACGTCGGTGGCGATTCGCTCGAACTCAGCCGGCAAGCCGCCATGACCGACAAGGACATCATCGTGTTCTGCGGCGTGCGGTTCATGGCCGAAACCGCGAAGATCCTCAATCCCAGCCGCACGGTGCTTCTGCCATCGGCCCACGGGGGCTGCTCGCTGGCGGATGGCATCACCGCCGCAGATGTCCGTGCGCTCAAAGCGCAGTACCCGGGTGTGCCGGTGGTGACTTACATCAACACCTCTGCAGAGGTGAAGGCCGAGTCCGACATCATCTGCACGTCTGGCAACGCCGCAAAGGTCGTCGAGTCGCTCAACGCCGACGCCGTGATCTTCCTCCCCGACGAATACCTGGCCGCGAACGTGGCAAGGGCCACCGGGCGCCAGATCATCTTTCCAACCCGTGCACGGCCGGCGACAAACGAGCCGAACCTCACTCACACCCTCATCGGCTGGACCGCGCGTTGCGAAGTGCACGAAAAGTTCACCGTGCAGGATGTGCAGGACGTGCGCCGCCAGTTCCCCGATACCGTCATTCTCGCGCACCCGGAGTGCAGTCCCGCCGTGGTGGACGCCGTGGACTTCACCGGCAGCACCGCCGCGATGATCAAGTACGTGGAAGAGACGCAGGCTCCCCGCTACCTGCTGCTGACGGAGTGCTCGATGGGCGACAATGTGGCCGCCTCCAACCCGGACAAAGAGATGCTGCGGATGTGCTCGGTTCGGTGTCCTCACATGAATGAGATCACGCTCGAAGATACGCTTGAGGCCCTGCAGAAGACGCAATACGTCATTGAGGTGCCCGAGGCGATTCAGGCGCGCGCGCGACTGGCACTCGAGCGGATGCTCGCGATTTCCTGA
- a CDS encoding DUF2785 domain-containing protein, which yields MTGRTRLLFAVLLALGATGVSTPAQTPTDIVTVFSNARLIQLGATPGVSDAAIMVRNGRVAAVGPVASIAVPTGARRVDLGGRFVLPGLISTHVHVSDVTGPEARAYTDENTKRQLSVFARYGITSVLSLGGEQAPAFTARLGQASVPLDRSRIFLSGDIVTAATPDAARGQVARVAALKPDMIKIRVDDNLGTARKMPPEVFQAVIDEAHKRGLRVSAHIFYLDDAKALLRAGVDMIAHSVRDKDIDAEFIALMKAANVPYCPTLTRELSTFVYESTPAFFDEPFFLTEADPAMVARLKEPARQRVMEQSKSAQAYKAALVVAERNLKAAADAGLLVVMGTDSGPFPERFQGYFEHVEMAMMAATGLTPAQVLRSATSDAARALRVSDVGTITPGAWADFVVLDRNPLEDIRNTRSIASVWIAGNQVPARAAAASAATPGHDKAFWRQIATDKFAVPAGAALPVLLGELTAMLGSPDPEVRDDIAYTTLTQWLYRQRLVPVEERRRLLREWTMALRGGIGEQGTPTVLRRSFSALSLGVLAILDNEAAYLERDEFDGLLTAALEYLKNEKDVRGFDGTMGWLHSVAHTADLLKFLARSRHLRVEQQAMILSALTAKLRAVETVLVDGEDERLARAVLSITARPDFDEAAFTAWLKALSPPPRTTPPSAAERAADQNVRHLLVSTFAVVSADTRELPSLTRARALLLARLQGR from the coding sequence ATGACTGGTCGAACACGCCTTCTCTTCGCCGTCCTCCTGGCCCTTGGTGCCACCGGGGTTTCCACGCCGGCGCAGACCCCTACCGACATCGTCACGGTATTCAGCAATGCTCGTCTGATTCAGCTCGGCGCCACTCCAGGGGTCTCCGACGCCGCCATCATGGTGCGTAACGGCCGAGTGGCTGCGGTAGGGCCGGTCGCATCGATTGCCGTGCCCACGGGCGCACGGCGCGTGGACCTTGGTGGACGCTTCGTGCTGCCGGGCCTGATTTCTACTCATGTGCACGTCTCGGATGTGACCGGGCCCGAAGCGCGTGCCTACACCGACGAAAACACGAAGCGCCAGCTGAGCGTGTTCGCCAGGTACGGCATCACCAGCGTATTGAGCCTGGGCGGGGAACAGGCGCCTGCATTCACGGCGCGCCTGGGCCAGGCTTCCGTTCCACTGGATCGCTCGCGCATCTTCCTCTCAGGCGACATCGTCACCGCCGCCACGCCCGACGCCGCCCGCGGGCAGGTGGCGCGCGTTGCCGCCCTCAAGCCGGACATGATCAAAATTCGCGTGGACGACAACCTCGGCACGGCGCGGAAGATGCCGCCCGAGGTGTTTCAGGCGGTGATCGACGAAGCCCACAAGCGCGGCCTGCGGGTTTCCGCGCACATCTTTTATCTGGACGATGCGAAGGCGTTGCTGAGGGCGGGCGTGGACATGATTGCGCACTCCGTTCGCGACAAAGACATTGACGCGGAGTTCATCGCGCTGATGAAAGCGGCCAATGTGCCGTATTGCCCGACACTGACGCGGGAGCTGTCGACGTTTGTGTACGAATCGACGCCCGCCTTCTTCGACGAGCCGTTTTTCCTGACCGAGGCAGACCCAGCGATGGTGGCCCGGCTCAAGGAGCCGGCGCGCCAGCGCGTGATGGAGCAGTCGAAGAGCGCGCAGGCCTACAAGGCCGCACTCGTCGTAGCAGAGCGCAACCTGAAAGCCGCCGCTGATGCGGGCCTGCTCGTGGTGATGGGGACAGATTCGGGTCCGTTTCCAGAGCGGTTCCAGGGCTACTTCGAACACGTCGAGATGGCGATGATGGCGGCGACGGGGTTGACGCCGGCTCAGGTCCTGCGATCGGCGACCAGTGACGCCGCGCGCGCGCTGCGGGTCAGCGACGTGGGGACCATAACGCCAGGGGCGTGGGCGGACTTTGTGGTGCTGGATCGCAATCCCCTCGAGGACATCCGAAATACCCGGTCGATTGCGTCAGTGTGGATCGCCGGGAATCAGGTGCCGGCACGGGCGGCCGCAGCCAGTGCAGCGACGCCCGGCCATGACAAAGCGTTCTGGCGGCAGATTGCCACCGACAAATTCGCCGTGCCCGCGGGCGCCGCGTTGCCTGTGTTGCTCGGTGAGCTCACCGCGATGCTCGGTTCGCCCGACCCGGAAGTGCGCGATGACATCGCGTACACCACGTTGACCCAGTGGCTGTACCGCCAGCGCCTTGTGCCGGTCGAGGAGCGCCGGCGCTTGTTGCGTGAGTGGACGATGGCTCTTCGGGGCGGCATCGGAGAGCAGGGAACGCCAACCGTGTTGCGCCGATCGTTTTCAGCGTTGTCGCTTGGCGTGTTGGCCATTCTCGACAACGAAGCCGCTTATCTGGAGCGCGACGAGTTCGACGGGCTCCTGACCGCGGCGCTCGAGTATTTGAAGAACGAGAAAGACGTTCGTGGCTTTGACGGCACCATGGGGTGGCTGCACTCGGTGGCCCACACCGCGGACCTCCTCAAGTTCCTGGCGCGCAGCCGGCACTTGCGGGTGGAGCAGCAGGCGATGATCCTCTCGGCGCTGACCGCCAAACTCCGGGCGGTAGAGACGGTGCTGGTGGATGGCGAAGATGAGCGGCTGGCCAGGGCGGTCCTGTCGATTACGGCCCGGCCCGACTTCGACGAGGCTGCCTTCACCGCCTGGTTGAAGGCGCTCTCTCCGCCGCCCAGAACCACGCCGCCGTCTGCTGCCGAGCGCGCGGCCGACCAGAATGTGCGCCACCTTCTGGTTTCCACATTCGCCGTCGTCTCAGCCGACACGAGGGAACTGCCCTCGCTCACACGCGCCCGAGCGCTATTGCTGGCACGCCTTCAAGGGCGCTGA
- a CDS encoding winged helix-turn-helix transcriptional regulator gives MRLSAPVLSALASPRRQEILRLTWRRELASGDIHQALGDVTFGAVSLQLRTLVSAGLLDSRVDGRYRRYRANRKACGPMAPLLERMWSDSLWKLKLLAELEHSRRGPRAASRKRTRS, from the coding sequence GTGAGGCTGTCCGCGCCCGTCCTGTCCGCCCTGGCCTCGCCCCGGCGCCAGGAAATCCTGCGCCTGACGTGGCGGCGGGAACTGGCATCCGGGGACATTCACCAGGCACTTGGCGACGTCACCTTCGGCGCCGTGTCGCTGCAATTGCGCACGCTGGTGTCGGCCGGGCTGCTCGACAGCCGGGTGGATGGCCGGTACCGGCGGTATCGCGCCAACCGGAAGGCCTGCGGGCCCATGGCGCCGCTCCTGGAACGCATGTGGAGCGACAGCCTCTGGAAACTCAAACTGCTGGCGGAACTCGAACACTCGCGCCGGGGGCCACGCGCCGCCTCGCGCAAAAGGACACGCTCATGA